One segment of Ipomoea triloba cultivar NCNSP0323 chromosome 12, ASM357664v1 DNA contains the following:
- the LOC115999908 gene encoding NAC domain-containing protein 2-like, translating into MKNNGGILNNNEQQQQQQLEMPPGFRFHPTDEELVVHYLCRKCASQSISVPIIAEIDLYKFDPWQLPDMALYGEKEWYFFSPRDRKYPNGSRPNRAAGTGYWKATGADKPVGKPKTLGIKKALVFYAGKAPKGVKTNWIMHEYRLANVDRSAGKKNNLRLDDWVLCRIYNKKGTVEKYYNAADQNDVILPKVEDQKPNINQFSQSGTMLKQAALPPMVQNQHDYMHFDTSESVLRWHTDSSCCSEQVLSSPEFAADKEVQSAPKWDDLDFQLNNFIDDPFQVPQYNDPFQDMFTYMHKPF; encoded by the exons ATGAAGAATAATGGTGGAATTTTGAACAACAATGAacagcaacagcagcagcaaTTGGAGATGCCGCCGGGATTCCGATTCCATCCTACGGATGAGGAACTGGTGGTTCACTATCTCTGCCGGAAATGCGCCTCCCAATCTATCTCCGTTCCGATCATTGCCGAGATCGACCTTTACAAGTTTGACCCGTGGCAGCTTCCTG ATATGGCTTTGTACGGAGAAAAAGAATGGTACTTCTTTTCTCCGAGGGACCGAAAGTACCCGAACGGTTCGCGGCCGAACAGGGCTGCCGGAACCGGGTACTGGAAGGCTACCGGAGCAGATAAGCCGGTGGGAAAGCCCAAAACTTTGGGAATAAAGAAGGCTTTGGTATTCTACGCCGGGAAGGCTCCTAAAGGTGTAAAGACTAATTGGATTATGCATGAGTACCGTCTGGCAAACGTCGACCGCTCCGCCGGAAAAAAGAACAATTTGAGG CTTGATGATTGGGTACTATGTCGGATATACAACAAGAAAGGTACTGTGGAGAAGTACTATAATGCCGCGGACCAAAACGACGTTATTCTCCCGAAAGTGGAAGACCAGAAGCCTAACATCAACCAATTCTCACAAAGCGGCACGATGCTAAAACAAGCCGCCCTACCGCCGATGGTGCAAAATCAGCACGACTACATGCACTTCGACACGTCGGAGTCGGTGCTGAGGTGGCACACCGACTCCAGCTGCTGCTCGGAGCAAGTGCTGTCCTCCCCGGAGTTTGCCGCCGACAAAGAGGTCCAGAGCGCGCCAAAATGGGACGACTTAGATTTCCAGCTCAACAATTTCATAGACGATCCCTTTCAAGTGCCGCAGTACAATGATCCCTTCCAAGATATGTTCACATACATGCACAAACCTTTTTAA
- the LOC116000502 gene encoding amino acid permease 4: MQMGESGAATKNHRDHHGVSIDAPPLYGFKGLDDDGRPQRTGTVWTASAHIITAVIGSGVLSLAWAIGQLGWVAGPSVMLLFSFVVYYTSTLLADCYRAGDPLFGKRNYTYMDAVRSNLGGYQVKICGLIQYFNLFGIAIGYTIAASISMMAIKRSNCFHESGGKNPCHVSSNPYMIAFGIMEIILSQIPDFDQIWWLSIVAAVMSFTYSGIGLGLGIAQVVANGAFKGSLTGISIGTVTQTQKVWRSLQALGDIAFAYSYSIILIEIQDTVKSPPSESKTMRKASLFSTIVTTTFYMLCGCMGYAAFGDLAPGNLLTGFGFYNPFWLLDIANAAIVIHLVGAYQVYCQPLFAFIEKWVVAKWPDSEIVTKEINLKIPGFGYPFKLNTFRLLWRTAFVLLTTVISMLLPFFNDVVGILGAFGFWPLTVYFPVWMYISQKKIPKWSTRWICLQMLSGACLAVSVAAAAGSFAGVVLDLKVYKPFKTSY, encoded by the exons atgcagaTGGGTGAGAGTGGCGCTGCCACCAAGAACCACCGCGACCACCACGGCGTTTCCATTGATGCGCCACCGCTCTATGGCTTCAAAGGGCTTGACGACGACGGTCGACCCCAGCGGACTG GGACTGTTTGGACGGCGAGCGCCCACATAATAACGGCCGTGATTGGATCCGGAGTGCTTTCACTAGCTTGGGCTATTGGGCAGTTGGGCTGGGTTGCCGGCCCATCTGTGATGTTATTGTTCTCGTTTGTGGTTTATTACACTTCTACCCTCCTCGCCGATTGTTACCGTGCCGGAGATCCACTGTTTGGCAAAAGAAATTACACTTACATGGATGCCGTTAGATCTAATCTTG gAGGATATCAAGTCAAAATATGTGGGCTGATTCAATATTTCAACCTTTTTGGAATCGCCATTGGCTACACCATTGCAGCATCCATAAGCATGAT GGCGATCAAAAGATCGAATTGCTTCCATGAGAGTGGAGGAAAGAACCCGTGCCACGTGTCGAGCAATCCATACATGATTGCTTTTGGTATAatggaaattattctatctcaAATCCCGGATTTCGATCAAATATGGTGGCTCTCAATCGTTGCTGCTGTTATGTCCTTTACCTACTCTGGAATTGGATTGGGGCTTGGAATTGCACAAGTTGTTG CTAACGGGGCTTTCAAAGGCAGCCTCACTGGCATTAGCATTGGAACTGTTACTCAAACCCAAAAAGTATGGAGGAGCCTTCAAGCTCTTGGAGACATTGCTTTTGCCTACTCATATTCCATCATTCTTATTGAAATTCag GACACGGTGAAATCTCCGCCGTCAGAATCAAAGACGATGAGGAAAGCTAGCCTGTTCAGCACTATAGTCACTACAACTTTCTACATGCTATGCGGGTGCATGGGTTACGCAGCATTCGGGGATCTTGCGCCCGGGAATCTCTTAACCGGGTTCGGGTTCTACAACCCGTTTTGGCTCCTGGATATCGCCAACGCCGCCATCGTCATCCACCTTGTCGGAGCCTACCAAGTGTACTGCCAGCCGCTGTTTGCATTCATCGAGAAATGGGTCGTGGCGAAATGGCCCGACAGCGAAATCGTCACCAAGGAAATCAACCTTAAAATCCCCGGGTTTGGGTACCCGTTTAAACTGAATACTTTCCGGTTGTTGTGGCGCACGGCGTTCGTGCTCTTAACCACCGTCATATCCATGTTGCTGCCTTTCTTCAACGACGTCGTCGGGATTCTCGGGGCATTCGGGTTCTGGCCGTTGACCGTGTATTTTCCGGTGTGGATGTACATTTCACAGAAGAAAATACCCAAGTGGAGCACCCGGTGGATTTGCCTCCAAATGCTGAGCGGCGCTTGCTTGGCCGTGTCGGTCGCGGCGGCCGCCGGTTCCTTCGCCGGCGTGGTTCTTGATCTTAAGGTTTACAAACCATTCAAGACTAGCTACTAA